The following coding sequences are from one Pseudomonas oryzae window:
- a CDS encoding Lrp/AsnC family transcriptional regulator, whose amino-acid sequence MLDKFARQLLSELQRDARQTMQQLAEKVGLSTTPCWRRIKELEEEGVIRRYTVLVDREKVGLQNCVFAEVALSRHAGDVTAEFEAAVAATPEIVACYATTGKADYLIKVVTSDIKAYDQVLQQRIFRLPGVASVHTSVVLREVKDEVSLPL is encoded by the coding sequence ATGCTCGACAAGTTCGCCCGCCAGCTGCTCAGCGAACTGCAGCGCGACGCCCGGCAGACCATGCAGCAGCTCGCCGAGAAGGTCGGCCTGTCGACCACGCCCTGCTGGCGGCGCATCAAGGAGCTGGAGGAGGAGGGGGTGATCCGCCGTTACACGGTGCTGGTGGATCGCGAGAAGGTCGGCCTGCAGAACTGCGTGTTCGCCGAGGTGGCGCTGAGCCGCCACGCCGGCGACGTGACCGCCGAGTTCGAGGCGGCGGTGGCGGCTACCCCGGAGATCGTTGCCTGCTACGCCACCACCGGCAAGGCCGACTACCTGATCAAGGTGGTCACCAGCGACATCAAGGCCTACGATCAGGTGCTGCAGCAGCGCATCTTCCGCCTGCCCGGGGTGGCCAGCGTGCACACCAGCGTGGTGCTCCGGGAGGTGAAGGACGAGGTGAGCCTGCCGCTGTAG
- a CDS encoding OmpA family protein, whose amino-acid sequence MRIVRTALPLALVSGLLSGCAGLVQSDWPPCAAVGGVVGASLGAIESSSWAAGGLGIGAITGAAYCWVHGDADGDGVVNKEDKCPNTPKGTQVDERGCPLPVAAPVEPEPMAQAPAVVRVELDVKFDFDKSVVKEGYKADIKAVADFMNEYPQTSTVVEGHTDSVGTDAYNQRLSERRANAVRDVLVNEYGIAPNRVDSVGYGESRPVADNATSEGRAINRRVEAEVEAKQ is encoded by the coding sequence ATGAGAATAGTGCGGACTGCTTTACCCCTGGCTCTGGTTAGCGGCCTGCTGTCGGGTTGCGCCGGACTGGTGCAGAGCGACTGGCCGCCTTGCGCGGCAGTCGGTGGCGTGGTCGGCGCCAGCCTCGGCGCCATCGAAAGCTCCAGCTGGGCAGCCGGCGGCCTGGGTATCGGCGCCATCACCGGCGCGGCCTATTGCTGGGTACACGGCGACGCCGATGGCGACGGCGTGGTCAACAAGGAGGACAAGTGCCCCAACACGCCGAAGGGTACCCAGGTGGACGAGCGTGGCTGCCCGCTGCCGGTAGCAGCGCCGGTCGAGCCCGAACCCATGGCTCAGGCACCCGCCGTGGTGCGCGTGGAACTGGACGTCAAGTTCGACTTCGACAAGTCCGTGGTCAAGGAAGGCTACAAGGCCGACATCAAGGCGGTCGCGGACTTCATGAACGAGTACCCGCAGACCAGCACCGTCGTGGAAGGCCACACCGACTCGGTGGGCACCGACGCCTACAACCAGCGCCTGTCCGAGCGGCGAGCCAACGCCGTGCGTGACGTACTGGTCAACGAGTATGGCATCGCGCCCAATCGGGTCGATTCGGTCGGCTATGGCGAGAGCCGCCCGGTGGCCGACAACGCCACCTCCGAAGGTCGCGCCATCAACCGCCGCGTCGAGGCGGAAGTCGAAGCCAAGCAGTAA
- a CDS encoding pirin family protein: protein MSTHESSSQLSSSFDCPLRDGERLIQRIDARLAQIGGGIPVNRLLPSRQRRMIGAWCFLDHAGPARFEPGQGMHVGPHPHIGLQTFTWMIEGEVLHHDSLGSEQVIRPGQVNLMTAGRGISHSEVCLDDQRVLHAAQLWIALPAADGECAPAFEHYPDLPRWARDGCDFTLLAGRFEGQRAPTRLYSPLLGVELRSAAGSQLELTLESAFEYGILPLEGEVRLGAESFAADQLAYLGRGRERLHLELAPGSRALLLGGEPFGEEILIWWNFVGHSKAQIARAQRDWEAGSPRFGGVPGYDGAPLVAPPLPWREV, encoded by the coding sequence ATGAGTACCCACGAATCTTCCAGCCAGCTGTCCTCGTCCTTCGACTGCCCGCTGCGCGACGGCGAGCGGCTGATCCAGCGCATCGACGCGCGGCTGGCGCAGATCGGCGGCGGTATCCCGGTCAACCGCCTGCTGCCGTCGCGGCAGCGCCGGATGATCGGCGCTTGGTGCTTCCTCGACCATGCCGGCCCGGCGCGTTTCGAGCCGGGGCAGGGCATGCACGTCGGCCCGCACCCGCATATCGGCCTGCAGACCTTCACCTGGATGATCGAGGGCGAGGTGCTGCACCACGACAGCCTGGGCTCGGAGCAGGTAATCCGTCCCGGTCAGGTCAACCTGATGACCGCCGGACGCGGCATCAGCCATAGCGAGGTGTGCCTGGACGACCAGCGCGTGCTGCACGCGGCGCAGCTGTGGATCGCCCTGCCGGCCGCCGACGGCGAGTGCGCGCCGGCCTTCGAGCACTACCCGGATTTGCCGCGCTGGGCGCGCGACGGTTGCGATTTCACCCTGCTGGCCGGGCGCTTCGAGGGGCAGCGGGCGCCGACGCGGCTGTATTCGCCGCTGCTCGGCGTCGAGCTGCGCAGCGCGGCTGGCAGCCAGCTGGAGCTGACGCTGGAGAGCGCGTTCGAGTACGGCATCCTGCCGCTGGAAGGCGAGGTGCGCCTCGGCGCCGAGAGCTTCGCCGCCGACCAGCTGGCCTACCTGGGGCGCGGTCGCGAGCGCCTGCACCTGGAGCTGGCGCCGGGCAGCCGCGCCCTGCTGCTGGGCGGCGAACCGTTCGGCGAGGAGATTCTCATCTGGTGGAACTTCGTCGGCCACAGCAAGGCGCAGATCGCCCGGGCGCAGCGCGACTGGGAGGCCGGCAGCCCGCGCTTCGGCGGTGTGCCGGGCTACGACGGCGCCCCGCTGGTGGCGCCGCCGTTGCCGTGGCGGGAGGTCTGA
- a CDS encoding acetyl-CoA C-acetyltransferase, with protein MHEVVIVAATRTAIGAFQGALANIPAPELGAVVIRALLEKTGLDPASVDEVILGQVLTAGSGQNPARQAAIQAGLPHAVPALTLNKVCGSGLKAVHLAAQAIRCGDAEVVIAGGMENMSLAPYVLPKARTGLRMGHAQLLDSMIHDGLWDAFHDYHMGITAENLVEKYAISREEQDAFAAASQQKACAAIEAGRFANEITPVSIPQRKGEPLVFATDEQPRAETSAAALAKLKPAFRKDGSVTAGNASTLNDGAAAVLLMSAEKAASLGLPVLARIAAYANAGVDPAIMGIGPVAATRRCLDKAGWSLAQLDLIEANEAFAAQALAVGQELGWDADKVNVNGGAIALGHPIGASGCRILVSLLHELLRRDARRGLATLCIGGGQGVALAIER; from the coding sequence ATGCACGAAGTCGTCATCGTCGCCGCCACCCGTACCGCCATCGGCGCCTTCCAGGGCGCGCTGGCCAACATTCCCGCCCCCGAACTCGGCGCCGTCGTGATCCGCGCCCTGCTGGAGAAGACCGGCCTCGACCCGGCCAGCGTCGACGAGGTAATCCTCGGCCAGGTGCTCACCGCAGGCTCCGGGCAGAACCCGGCGCGCCAGGCCGCCATCCAGGCCGGCCTGCCGCATGCGGTGCCGGCGCTGACCCTCAACAAGGTCTGCGGCTCCGGCCTCAAGGCCGTGCACCTGGCCGCCCAGGCGATCCGCTGCGGCGACGCCGAGGTGGTGATCGCCGGCGGCATGGAGAACATGAGCCTGGCGCCCTACGTGCTGCCCAAGGCGCGCACCGGCCTGCGCATGGGCCATGCCCAACTGCTCGACAGCATGATCCACGACGGCCTGTGGGACGCCTTCCACGACTACCACATGGGCATCACCGCCGAGAACCTGGTGGAGAAGTACGCCATCAGCCGCGAGGAGCAGGACGCCTTCGCCGCCGCCTCGCAGCAGAAGGCCTGCGCCGCCATCGAGGCCGGGCGCTTCGCCAACGAGATCACCCCGGTGTCGATCCCGCAGCGCAAGGGCGAGCCGCTGGTCTTCGCCACCGACGAGCAGCCGCGCGCCGAGACCAGCGCCGCCGCGCTGGCCAAGCTCAAGCCGGCATTCAGGAAGGACGGCAGCGTCACCGCCGGCAACGCCTCGACCCTCAACGACGGCGCCGCCGCGGTGCTGCTGATGAGCGCCGAAAAGGCCGCCAGCCTCGGCCTGCCGGTACTGGCGCGGATTGCCGCCTACGCCAATGCCGGGGTCGATCCGGCGATCATGGGCATCGGCCCGGTGGCCGCCACCCGCCGCTGCCTGGACAAGGCCGGCTGGAGCCTGGCGCAGCTCGACCTGATCGAAGCCAACGAAGCCTTCGCCGCCCAGGCGCTGGCGGTCGGCCAGGAGCTGGGCTGGGACGCCGACAAGGTCAACGTCAACGGCGGCGCCATCGCCCTCGGCCACCCGATCGGCGCCTCCGGCTGCCGCATCCTGGTCAGCCTGCTGCACGAGCTGCTCCGCCGCGACGCCAGGCGCGGCCTCGCCACCCTGTGCATCGGCGGTGGTCAGGGCGTGGCGCTGGCGATCGAGCGCTGA
- a CDS encoding CoA transferase subunit B gives MALTREQMAQRVARELKDGYYVNLGIGIPTLVANYVPEGMDVMLQSENGLLGMGAFPSEDELDADMINAGKQTVTARTGAAIFDSAQSFAMIRGGHVDLTVLGAFEVDVQGNIASWMIPGKLVKGMGGAMDLVAGADNIIVVMTHASKDGESKLLPYCSLPLTGAGCIRKVLTDLAWLEIENGAFVLKERAPGMSVEEIVAKTAGKLIVPEHVPEMQFA, from the coding sequence ATGGCACTTACCCGCGAACAGATGGCTCAGCGCGTGGCGCGCGAGCTGAAGGACGGCTACTACGTCAACCTCGGCATCGGCATCCCGACCCTGGTGGCCAACTACGTGCCCGAGGGCATGGACGTGATGCTGCAATCGGAAAACGGCCTGCTCGGCATGGGCGCCTTCCCCAGCGAGGACGAGCTGGACGCCGACATGATCAACGCCGGCAAGCAGACGGTGACCGCGCGCACCGGCGCGGCGATCTTCGACTCCGCGCAATCCTTCGCCATGATCCGCGGCGGCCACGTCGACCTCACCGTGCTCGGCGCCTTCGAGGTCGACGTGCAGGGCAACATCGCCTCGTGGATGATCCCCGGCAAGCTGGTCAAGGGCATGGGCGGCGCCATGGACCTGGTGGCCGGCGCGGACAACATCATCGTGGTGATGACCCACGCCTCCAAGGACGGCGAGTCCAAGCTGCTGCCGTACTGCAGCCTGCCGCTGACCGGCGCCGGCTGCATCCGCAAGGTGCTGACCGACCTCGCCTGGCTGGAGATCGAGAACGGCGCCTTCGTGCTCAAGGAGCGCGCGCCGGGGATGAGCGTCGAGGAAATCGTCGCCAAGACCGCCGGCAAGCTGATCGTCCCGGAGCATGTCCCGGAAATGCAGTTCGCCTGA
- a CDS encoding CoA transferase subunit A codes for MSGLDKRVGSYEEALAGLTDNMTILSGGFGLCGIPENLIAEIRRRGTRGLTVVSNNCGVDGFGLGVLLEDRQIRKMIASYVGENALFEQQLLNGELEVELTPQGTLAERIRAGGAGIPAFFTATGYGTQIAEGKEAREIRGRHYILEEAITGDFAIVKGWKADHFGNVVYRHTAQNFNPLVATAGRITVVEVEEIVEPGELEPSQIHTPGIYVDRIIQGTFEKRIEKRTVRG; via the coding sequence ATGAGTGGACTCGACAAGCGAGTAGGCAGCTACGAGGAGGCCCTCGCCGGGCTGACCGACAACATGACCATCCTCTCCGGCGGCTTCGGCCTGTGCGGGATTCCGGAAAACCTGATCGCGGAAATCCGCCGGCGCGGCACCAGGGGGCTGACCGTGGTCTCCAACAACTGTGGCGTGGACGGCTTCGGCCTCGGCGTGCTGCTGGAGGATCGGCAGATCCGCAAGATGATCGCCTCCTACGTCGGCGAGAACGCGCTGTTCGAGCAGCAGCTGCTCAACGGCGAGCTGGAAGTCGAGCTGACCCCGCAGGGCACCCTGGCCGAGCGCATCCGCGCCGGCGGCGCCGGCATCCCGGCCTTCTTCACCGCCACCGGCTACGGCACCCAGATCGCCGAAGGCAAGGAGGCGCGCGAGATCAGGGGCCGCCACTACATCCTCGAGGAAGCCATCACCGGCGACTTCGCCATCGTCAAGGGCTGGAAGGCCGACCACTTCGGCAACGTGGTCTACCGCCACACCGCGCAGAACTTCAACCCGCTGGTGGCCACCGCCGGGCGCATCACCGTGGTCGAGGTGGAGGAGATCGTCGAACCCGGCGAGCTGGAACCCAGCCAGATCCACACCCCCGGCATCTACGTCGACCGGATCATCCAGGGGACGTTCGAGAAGCGCATCGAGAAGCGCACCGTGCGCGGCTGA
- a CDS encoding LysR family transcriptional regulator: protein MTVKQLRAFLAVAQSLSFAQACERLHLSQPALSLAIKSLEESLGGPLLVRTTRSVSLTPEGETLLPLAQRLLADWDNAEELLRQHFTLQLGRVSIAAMPSFAANQLPAALRVFRDRFPRVNVAVHDVINEQVLDMVRSHRVELGIGFEPEPSDTLAFTPLGTDRFVAVLPADSPLAGQAQVSWAELLQQDFIALQRPSAVRLLLEQSLAREGRALAVAFESHQLVTVGRMVACGLGVSAVPSLCIRQMQELGACCVALVEPVVERRIGLVSPAERKLSSAAQALRDVVMEVARTSTPQLG from the coding sequence ATGACCGTCAAGCAACTGCGCGCCTTCCTCGCCGTGGCGCAGAGCCTGAGCTTCGCCCAGGCCTGCGAACGCCTGCACCTGTCGCAGCCGGCGCTGAGCCTGGCGATCAAGAGCCTGGAAGAGAGCCTCGGCGGACCGCTGCTGGTGCGCACCACGCGCAGCGTCAGCCTGACCCCGGAGGGCGAGACGCTGCTGCCGCTGGCCCAGCGCCTGCTGGCCGACTGGGACAACGCCGAGGAGCTGCTGCGCCAGCACTTCACCCTGCAGCTGGGGCGGGTGTCGATCGCCGCCATGCCATCCTTCGCCGCCAACCAGCTGCCCGCCGCGCTGAGGGTGTTCCGCGACCGCTTTCCCAGGGTGAACGTTGCCGTGCACGACGTGATCAACGAGCAGGTGCTGGACATGGTGCGCAGCCACCGCGTCGAGCTGGGCATCGGCTTCGAGCCGGAGCCGTCCGACACGCTGGCGTTCACCCCGCTGGGCACCGACCGCTTCGTCGCCGTGCTGCCGGCCGACTCGCCGCTGGCCGGGCAGGCGCAGGTGAGCTGGGCCGAGCTGCTGCAGCAGGACTTCATCGCCCTGCAGCGCCCGTCGGCCGTGCGCCTGCTGCTGGAGCAGAGCCTGGCGCGCGAGGGGCGCGCGCTGGCGGTGGCCTTCGAGAGCCATCAGCTGGTGACGGTCGGGCGGATGGTGGCCTGCGGGCTGGGGGTGAGCGCGGTGCCGTCGCTGTGCATCCGCCAGATGCAGGAGCTGGGCGCGTGCTGCGTGGCGCTGGTCGAGCCGGTCGTCGAACGGCGCATCGGTCTGGTCAGCCCGGCCGAGCGCAAGCTGTCGAGCGCGGCGCAGGCGCTGCGCGATGTGGTGATGGAGGTTGCGCGGACGAGCACGCCGCAGCTCGGGTAA
- the fahA gene encoding fumarylacetoacetase, which yields MSNAANRNSWVSSANGHPDFPLQNLPLGIFSPPGQAPRGGVAIGERILDLKVACDAGLFEGEAQAAAAAASGDCLNAFFALGASARRALRAALSELLAAGSPAQAQMEAQGDALLPAMADCQLQLPAKVGDYTDFYVGIHHANNVGKLFRPDNPLLPNYKHVPIGYHGRASTVCVSGTPVRRPQGQTLPPGQEAPSFGPSKRLDYELELGIWIGQGNAMGEAIAIGAAGEHVAGFCLLNDWSARDVQAWEYQPLGPFLAKNFATSVSPWVVMPEALEPFRAAQPPRPAGDPQPLPYLLDAQDQAHGGLDIELEVLLLTAAMREQGLAPQRLALSNTRYMYWTVAQMVAHHSVGGCKLQPGDLFGSGTLSGPEPTQFGSLLESTFGGKQPLTLASGETRTFLEDGDEVILRARCRREGQPAIGFGECRGVLLPAR from the coding sequence ATGAGCAATGCAGCCAACCGCAACAGCTGGGTTTCCTCGGCCAACGGCCACCCCGACTTCCCGCTGCAGAACCTGCCGCTGGGCATCTTCAGCCCGCCGGGCCAGGCGCCGCGCGGCGGCGTCGCCATCGGCGAGCGCATCCTCGACCTCAAGGTCGCCTGTGATGCCGGGCTGTTCGAGGGCGAGGCGCAAGCCGCCGCCGCAGCCGCCAGCGGCGATTGCCTGAACGCCTTCTTCGCTCTCGGCGCCAGCGCCCGCCGCGCCCTGCGCGCCGCGCTGAGCGAGCTGCTCGCCGCCGGCTCGCCGGCGCAGGCGCAGATGGAGGCCCAGGGCGACGCCCTGCTGCCGGCCATGGCCGACTGCCAGCTGCAGCTGCCGGCCAAGGTCGGCGACTACACCGACTTCTACGTCGGCATCCACCACGCCAACAACGTCGGCAAGCTGTTCCGCCCGGACAACCCGCTGCTGCCCAACTACAAGCACGTGCCGATCGGCTACCACGGCCGCGCCTCCACCGTGTGCGTCTCCGGCACGCCGGTGCGCCGCCCGCAGGGCCAGACCCTGCCGCCGGGCCAGGAAGCGCCGAGCTTCGGGCCGAGCAAGCGCCTGGACTACGAGCTGGAGCTGGGCATCTGGATCGGTCAGGGCAACGCGATGGGCGAGGCCATCGCCATCGGCGCGGCTGGCGAGCACGTCGCCGGCTTCTGCCTGCTCAACGACTGGTCGGCGCGCGACGTGCAGGCCTGGGAATACCAGCCGCTCGGCCCGTTCCTGGCCAAGAACTTCGCCACCAGCGTCTCGCCCTGGGTGGTGATGCCCGAGGCGCTGGAGCCGTTCCGCGCCGCCCAGCCGCCGCGCCCGGCCGGCGACCCGCAGCCGCTGCCCTACCTGCTGGATGCGCAGGACCAGGCCCACGGCGGCCTCGACATCGAGCTGGAAGTGCTGCTGCTCACCGCCGCCATGCGCGAGCAGGGCCTGGCACCGCAACGCCTGGCGCTGAGCAACACCCGCTACATGTACTGGACGGTGGCGCAGATGGTCGCCCACCACAGCGTCGGCGGCTGCAAGCTGCAACCGGGCGACCTGTTCGGCTCCGGCACCCTGTCCGGTCCGGAACCGACCCAGTTCGGCAGCCTGCTGGAGAGCACCTTCGGCGGCAAGCAGCCGCTGACCCTGGCCAGCGGCGAGACGCGCACCTTCCTCGAGGACGGCGACGAGGTGATCCTGCGCGCCCGCTGCCGCCGCGAGGGCCAGCCGGCCATCGGCTTCGGCGAATGCCGCGGGGTGCTGCTGCCGGCGCGCTGA
- the hmgA gene encoding homogentisate 1,2-dioxygenase, with amino-acid sequence MHAQPSPEALAYLAGFGNEFSCEALPGALPVGQNSPQRVPYGLYTELLSGTAFTVPRSESRRTWMYRIRPSAAHGRFARLERQIAGGGLGPVDPNRLRWSPLEIPQAPTDFVDGLVALAANAPAEVSSGISIYLYAASASMQRVFFDADGELLIVPQSGRLRIATELGLLEVAPLEIAVIPRGMKFRVELLDDSARGYVCENHGCALRLPDLGPIGSNGLANPRDFLAPVARYEDSDAPTTLIQKFCGELWATELDHSPLDVVAWHGNLVPYKYDLRRFNVIGTVSFDHPDPSIFTVLTAPSDTPGKANVDFVIFPPRWMVAENTFRPPWFHRNLMNEFMGLIQGVYDAKAEGFVPGGASLHNCMSAHGPDNATTAQAIAAELKPHKIDNTMAFMFESGQVLRPTRFALECPQLQREYDACWAGLTKTFTPEGN; translated from the coding sequence ATGCACGCACAACCCTCCCCTGAAGCCCTCGCCTACCTGGCGGGCTTCGGCAACGAGTTCAGCTGCGAGGCGCTGCCTGGCGCCCTGCCGGTCGGCCAGAACTCGCCGCAGCGAGTGCCCTACGGCCTGTACACCGAGCTGCTGTCCGGCACCGCCTTCACCGTGCCGCGCAGCGAATCGCGGCGCACCTGGATGTACCGCATCCGCCCGTCCGCCGCCCACGGCCGCTTCGCGCGTCTGGAGCGGCAGATCGCCGGCGGCGGCCTCGGCCCGGTCGACCCCAACCGCCTGCGCTGGAGCCCACTGGAGATCCCGCAGGCGCCGACCGACTTCGTCGACGGCCTGGTCGCCCTGGCCGCCAACGCCCCCGCCGAGGTCAGCAGCGGCATCAGCATCTACCTGTACGCGGCCAGCGCCTCGATGCAACGGGTGTTCTTCGACGCCGACGGCGAACTGCTGATCGTCCCGCAGTCCGGGCGCCTGCGCATCGCCACCGAACTGGGCCTGCTCGAGGTCGCGCCGCTGGAGATCGCGGTGATCCCGCGCGGCATGAAGTTCCGCGTCGAGCTGCTCGACGACTCGGCGCGCGGCTACGTCTGCGAGAACCACGGCTGCGCCCTGCGTCTGCCCGACCTCGGCCCGATCGGCAGCAACGGCCTGGCCAACCCGCGCGACTTCCTCGCCCCGGTCGCCCGCTACGAGGACAGCGACGCACCGACCACGCTGATACAGAAGTTCTGCGGCGAGCTGTGGGCCACCGAACTGGACCACTCGCCGCTCGACGTGGTCGCCTGGCACGGCAACCTGGTGCCCTACAAGTACGACCTGCGCCGCTTCAACGTGATCGGCACGGTCAGCTTCGACCATCCCGATCCGTCGATCTTCACCGTGCTGACCGCGCCGAGCGACACCCCCGGCAAGGCCAACGTCGACTTCGTGATCTTCCCGCCGCGCTGGATGGTGGCCGAGAACACCTTCCGTCCGCCGTGGTTCCACCGCAACCTGATGAACGAATTCATGGGCCTGATCCAGGGCGTGTACGACGCCAAGGCCGAGGGCTTCGTGCCCGGCGGTGCCTCGCTGCACAACTGCATGAGCGCCCACGGCCCGGACAACGCCACCACTGCCCAGGCCATCGCCGCCGAGCTCAAGCCGCACAAGATCGACAACACCATGGCCTTCATGTTCGAGAGCGGCCAGGTGCTGCGCCCGACCCGTTTCGCCCTGGAATGCCCGCAGCTGCAACGCGAATACGACGCCTGCTGGGCCGGACTCACCAAGACTTTCACCCCGGAGGGGAACTGA
- a CDS encoding VOC family protein, producing the protein MNPIVQKVHHVAYRCKDALETARWYEQHLGMKLILSIAEDAVPSTGEADPYMHIFLDAGMGNVLAFFELPTQPEMGRDPNTPVWTQHLALQVESMEVLLAAKERLQAAGIKVIGPTDHALFQSIYFFDPNGHRLELAANTGSPKMLAALDEVKWAMLEEWAQTKRAPKHAAWMHDGSYKEMFR; encoded by the coding sequence ATGAATCCGATCGTGCAGAAAGTCCATCACGTGGCCTACCGCTGCAAGGACGCTCTGGAAACCGCCCGCTGGTACGAACAGCACCTGGGCATGAAGCTGATCCTGTCGATCGCCGAGGACGCCGTGCCGTCGACCGGCGAGGCCGATCCGTACATGCACATCTTCCTCGATGCCGGCATGGGCAACGTGCTGGCCTTCTTCGAGCTGCCCACCCAGCCGGAGATGGGCCGCGATCCCAACACCCCGGTATGGACCCAGCACCTGGCCCTGCAGGTCGAGTCGATGGAGGTGCTGCTGGCGGCCAAGGAGCGTCTGCAGGCGGCCGGGATCAAGGTCATCGGCCCGACCGACCACGCGCTGTTCCAGTCGATCTACTTCTTCGACCCCAACGGCCACCGCCTGGAGCTGGCCGCCAACACCGGCTCGCCGAAGATGCTCGCGGCGCTGGATGAAGTGAAGTGGGCCATGCTTGAGGAGTGGGCGCAGACCAAGCGCGCGCCGAAGCACGCGGCGTGGATGCATGACGGCAGCTACAAAGAGATGTTCCGGTAA
- a CDS encoding IclR family transcriptional regulator, translating to MTSDTERAAAPRRQKVQSAEVGTDILKGLAELAPATSLSRLAEHVGMPASKVHRYLQALIASGFAEQDESSGHYGLGREALFVGLAAIGRLDVTKVALPRLVELRDALNETCFLAVWGNKGPTVVHVEQAVRAVTVVTQVGSVLPLLGSSTGLVFDAFLPEVESAALQAQALTEPGAPTAAELQALRAQIRARGLHHVHGLLMSGVNALSAPLFAAGGKLVGVITVVGTAPGFAADPQGKQAERLLAVAREISARMGGLAPQ from the coding sequence ATGACAAGCGATACCGAGCGCGCCGCGGCGCCGCGGCGGCAGAAGGTGCAGTCCGCCGAGGTCGGCACCGACATCCTCAAGGGCCTGGCCGAACTGGCGCCGGCCACCTCGCTGTCGCGTCTGGCCGAGCACGTCGGCATGCCGGCGAGCAAGGTGCACCGCTACCTGCAGGCGCTGATCGCCAGCGGCTTCGCCGAGCAGGACGAGAGCAGCGGCCACTACGGCCTGGGCCGCGAGGCGCTGTTTGTCGGCCTGGCCGCCATCGGCCGCCTGGACGTCACCAAGGTGGCGCTGCCGCGCCTGGTCGAGCTGCGCGACGCGCTCAACGAGACCTGCTTCCTCGCCGTGTGGGGCAACAAGGGGCCGACCGTGGTGCACGTCGAGCAGGCGGTGCGCGCGGTGACCGTGGTCACCCAGGTGGGCTCGGTGCTGCCGCTGCTGGGTTCTTCCACCGGCCTGGTGTTCGACGCCTTCCTGCCGGAGGTGGAGAGCGCCGCGCTGCAGGCTCAGGCCCTGACCGAGCCGGGCGCGCCGACCGCCGCCGAGCTGCAGGCGCTGCGCGCGCAGATCCGCGCGCGCGGGCTGCACCACGTGCACGGGCTACTGATGTCGGGAGTCAACGCGCTGTCGGCGCCGCTGTTCGCGGCGGGCGGCAAGCTGGTCGGGGTGATCACCGTGGTCGGTACCGCGCCGGGTTTCGCCGCCGATCCGCAGGGGAAGCAGGCCGAGCGCCTGCTGGCGGTGGCGCGGGAGATCAGTGCGCGGATGGGCGGGCTCGCGCCGCAGTAG